The nucleotide sequence GAGAACCATCTGGCGAACTTGCAGATGCCATCAACAGTGCCTTCGGTTCATTTGAGGCTTTCAAGGAAAAATTCAGTGCTTCCGCCGCTACCCGTTTTGGTTCAGGCTGGGCATGGCTTTGCGTACATAAGGGAGGCAAGTTGGAAGTGTGCTCCACTCCTAACCAAGACAACCCTTTGATGCCCGAAACAGGCTGTGACGGATTTCCTATCCTAGGTCTTGATGTTTGGGAACACGCATACTACTTAAATTATCAAAACAAGAGACCTGATTACATCAGCGCTTTTTTCAATGTTATCAATTGGAATAAAGTTGCCGAACTTTACGCTGCCAACAAGTAAGAAGCAGCCGAGAATTTACTCTTGTAAAACACAAAAAACCGCTACGATTTAGATCGTAGCGGTTTTTTTAGTTCCTTATTTAAAATAGAAAAGGGCGGAGTAAACTCCACCCTTTTCGTCCCAAATCTTACCATAAACTTAACCTACTTATGCTATGGCGATACTAAAATACTGGTATTGTGGGAAATAAAAAAACTATTTTCGGGGTTTTTTTTCAACCCAATTGTTGACAAAAACGCCTGAAAAGCCCGTCAAGTCTGATGTTTACAAGGGTTTGTATAATAAAAAAGGCGGAGCATAGCTCCACCTTTTTTCCCCAAATCTTACCATGAACTTAACCTACTTATGCTATGGTCCTACTAATATAAAGCGTTATCAGGTTTGAGAAAAAGGTTTCGGACGAACGATCAAAACCGTGGCTGAAATACTTCTTTATCAATAAAGCCCGGATTATTTCTAAAGTTCTGGAGCTATACTAAGGAGAAGAGAACTATCTGAGGAAGGAGTTAAAATCGTTTCCAATGTATTGAAAAAATAAAAAGGCGGAGATAAACTCCGCCTTTTTCCCCAAATCTTACCATGAACTTAACCTACTTATGCTATGGTCCTACTAATATAAAGCGTTATGAGGCTTAAGAAAAAGGTTTCGGACGAACGATCAAAACCGTGGCTGAAATACCTCTTTATCAATAAAATCCGGATTATTTACAATATTTTGGAGCTATACTATGGAGAAGAGAACTATCTGAGGAAGGAGTTAAAAATGGTTTTGAAAATATTGGAAAATAAAAAGGCGGAGATAAACTCCGCCTTTTTCCCCAAATCTTACCATGAACTTAACCTACTTATGCTATGGTCCTACAAATATACAGCCGTGTTAAGGCGAGTGAAAACATCTTTGCCGAACCGTATAAAAATCGGATAAAAGACACGAAATGAGCAAAAAAGAGATATTGTGAATAGAAACGCAATACAGGTGAAGGGTAAAAAACCTTATAGATGGTTAGAAAAGTCTGTAAAAATAAAAAGGTGGAGAAATCTCCACCTTTTTGCCCCAAATCTTACCATGAACTTAACCTACTTATGCTATGGCAAGACCAAATGTAGTCCCACAACAGCTGTAAGAAGTTAAAAACACGCTAAATAGCTTATATGATCGACGAACTACATTAAAAAATGCATTTCATCGAAACAAATCGTTAATATGCCCTTTCGTTCTTTCCTTCATAGAAGTTGATAAAGGCCTTGTTCACCACGCGGTTGCCCCCTGGTGTCGGGTAGTTTCCGGTGAAATACCAGTCCCCCAAATTCTTTGGACAAGCCTCATGAAGTGACTCAACGCTCTGATAAATGATCTCTACTTCAGCTCG is from Zobellia galactanivorans and encodes:
- a CDS encoding superoxide dismutase yields the protein MAFDLPKLPYAYDALEPHIDARTMEIHHTKHHNGYTTKLNGAIEGTALAGKSIEEILENLDMSNSAVRNNGGGFYNHSLFWEVMSPNGGGEPSGELADAINSAFGSFEAFKEKFSASAATRFGSGWAWLCVHKGGKLEVCSTPNQDNPLMPETGCDGFPILGLDVWEHAYYLNYQNKRPDYISAFFNVINWNKVAELYAANK